GTCTTTCATTAATGCATGCTGAAAAGCACACAAGAGGAACAGCGGGATGATTCCCATTACCAAGGGTGGTGTTCACGgcactttgtgtgtgtttcataaaacGTCACCTCTTTGTTTACCTGTTTGTATTTTCGGTAGCAACGCTGAATGACAGCGGCAGCCACCTCCTGCTGTTCCCGGAGAGGACGACCCTGCGCGGAGGAGAGAAGCGACAGGCGGTGAGAGCGCGCCCCGGGCCAGGACGGACGCGCGAGGCGCCCACGGCGGCGCGCGGGGCACCCGCTCCTCGTCCCTGCCGCCGCCCGGGCCCCTCAGGTCCAGGCACCTCCTGGAGATGTCTCTACTGTCAATTCACACAAGGGACAACCCTCAAAATGAATCTTTACACCACACAGGCAACTAACCAGAACCTTGGGGTATATTTTGAGGACGTACTTTATGAGTGCTGTTCTGGcacaaactgtatttttgtcCTAGGAGTGGGTGTTACCCACgttttgttttctaacacaTTATACTCTCTCACACCTAACAAGGAAGACATGGGACATTCTGGGCACATACCTTGTATTTCCTGAATGCTGTCTGGACAAGTTTGGCAGCTTCATAGAGTTCTCTCTGCTCATGATCAGACAGAGTTAACTGTGCAAACTCGTTTTCTACCTTCTCGCTGGTGGACGCGCTCAGGAACTCAGACCAGTCGGCTGCCGAGGGAAGGCTGGGTTTCTCAAAAGCTATTTCACTGATTGGTGAGCCTGCGGGGCTCAAGCTGGTGTTCGAAGAAGGGGTCAGGGGTTCACTATACAGACTTCTGAAATACCAATCACAGTAGGAATTATTGGCTCACCAAGCGCCTCGGCTGGCATTGCAGACAAGGAATACAACATTTCTGAGCTCGtgcttccctccctctctccaagCAACACCCCACGCTCCTGAGCCCACCCGTGCTGCACCGCACAGACTTGGCACCGGCAGAGAAGTCACAAGTCAGACCTTGTGGCCACTCTGCCCTCCCACCACACGCACTCCCCATTCCTCCATGATTTGTAGTTGCGCTGGCAACGACATGTTTGACCACGAGAGTGTGTCTGGGCTCGGAACATCAGCACTGAACCCCACCGAGAAATGGCACCTGCAGGCTAAAGACTGAGCGCATGCTGCCCAGCTTGACAGCTCAGAACCCCCGAGCAGCTCCGTGGCTCCCACTGACCTCATCTGCGCCGCGCTCGGCAGATGGTCGACGTCAGCGAGGTAACTGGCCAGCCAGCTCATCGTGGTGCTCATGGCAGCAGCCTCTGTCCTCTCCACCAGCGGCGACTCCATTGGCACAAAATTCTCCCGCTTGATCCTGTCAGGCGTAGCTTCAATAATGTGCTCTGCAAGCGTCATCATGTTCACCTGGTATGGGGAGAGGAGAGACAACTTCGGCCACCTGGCAGCAGGAGCCTCACGCATGCTACAGCCCAACCGCAGACAGACTGCCCCGTTTCCCCAAACCCGTGGCAGCTGGACTCTACTGTTTGTCTCCGCACTGGAGAGAAATTAATCAACCAGAGCTCATGTGCTATTCCGTCTCTTCTGACAAAGTACTGCAGTTTTCATATTCCCCAGACCTCTTTTTCCTGGAGTGTGCAGGGAGCGTAAGAGATGTGGTGAAAGGTGTATGTCACTACTTTCGTGTTGCCAAGGGAGAAGAGATCTTGCTACTTGTCCACCGAGACGCACAGCAGAGCATGGCAGGACAATAAAGGCACATCAGAGCAGTTAAAATCCCACAGCTTTGTCAGGAATCCTTTGAACCGTATCTCCCCACTCACCAAGGTTCACAGGAACTCTGGATACggagaacagaaaacagcacttGCTTTGCCAAGATCTGCTGCATCCATGTTTTGCCATCAATACTAGAATATTTAGAGATGCCAAGGCAGTGCACATGGCCTGCGCTCCCGTTACTCTTTTCGCTCAGAAGACCAAACGCACTGTCCTTCCCCCACCGACTACTTCTCACCTGTCTGTCCTGCTTCTGCTGTGTTTCTATGTCCTCTATTCCATAACTGCTGggatttttcctttcccaaaccCAGTgtctctccccttctccactCTTCTCTCCTTGCCCTTCAAAGCGCAGCAACCTGACCCCCAACCACAGCGCTGCCTTTCCCAGGTCACCTTGTCTTTGTAGGGACTGCTTCCCAGTTCCCAAAGGACTACGGGGCCACCTCAGTCTCATTCACTCCCATGACCAGGAGgctttgatttttccttttccttgctaAATTGCAAACAACTTTGTGTGTTCTGTACACTGCTCAAGTGGATGCCAGTGCATGAGCCTAAATGCTAAACTGTCAGCCTTTGCATCTGAGCTGAAAGCCCTTTGAAAGCAGAAGAACGTATGAAGTGACCACGTGGCTGCCTCCTCTCACAAGCACAATTCAGAGTCTCTAAAGGCTCCACAGCAGATTCTCACAGCTGGGCTCCTCTGCACGGCCACCACGTTCTCTGAGCCTGCTGAACTGGTGCTGCGGTACACTTACCTGCAAGTCATCCATGTGGTGCAAGCAGTCCTCATCCCCGGCGCTGTCCCGGTAGGACAGGAGCTCTGCATCCACCATCTCCCTGTCAGCCATCATCAGCACGTTCATCTGCTCTCGCTGGCGCAGCCGATGTGCCACCGTGTCCTTCCCCAGCGCAGTCCCCTTCTGGCCCCCCGCCACCTGCACTGTGCTCACACCAATATAAATGTCCTTTGGGCTCCATTTGATGCCTGCTTGGCTGCCAGAGCCTCGGTACCCAGTAGCTtctgggatgtgctgggagaGCTCCTGGCCATAGTCCCTCATCCCTTCACTGGGGCTGATTGTCTCGGTGGCAGATTGCTTGGAGCTGGAGTTCTGCTTCCTGACGCTTGGCTGCTCCAGGCTCAGCGCAgtggaaagcagcttttctggCCGGGCTTGAAAGTATTCAGGGCTCAGCTTATGTTTTTTGGGTGCAGGGTAATCTTTCTGAGTCTCACTACTGTAGTAACTGGAAGGTTCTGATCTTGGTCGTCTCAACTCTGGAAATGGACCGAACAACGGTCAAAATTAAACATGCAACCCATGATGGCTGTGGAGCGATGGCAGCTTTTACCACAGAGCTGCGGGCAGAAGTTTGTGTCACACTCTGGGACACGCGACACTGTGTGCAAAGGGAGTAACTATCACCTCGGGAGCATACTACCCCAACCACTCTTACGATGCACACACCTTTCCAAAGCAGGCACGCACTCCTCTTCCCGATACTTATGCAAGTGCATGGAGCACATGACAGAGAGCTCATAGGAACAGAACTGGGCATGGACAGCAGGGCTACATGTGGCCTGTGCCACACAGGTGAGCTCCTGACCCCCACGTTTCCACATGCCAAACATCAGACAAAACGGCGCGCGCCCTCGGGGGTGTCTTACCCGTGTTGGTGCTGGAAATCACAGTGACTCCCTTCTGGGGCTCCTGCGAGGCAACCAGCTCACTGTGCCACTGTGCCACCCAGCTCTCTGTGCTGGAGTCTGTGCTCGAGGGGCACTGGATCCGGGGGCTCTGCCCGAGCTGAGTCTGCTCGTCgcgctgcagctgctccaggcacTCTGCCAGCTTCACGTGGCCCCGGGACCGGGCGATGGCCAGCGGCAGCCGCCCAAGGGAGTCGGGAATGGAGATGGCTCGGCGGTCCCACTTGTACAGCACGAGGGCTGCGTCCATGTGGCCAAGCGCACACGCCCAcatctgaaacagaaatgacaACTGACCCACTGGGTGAcctgccttttccttcctttcttgctAACGCAGCGGAGTCTGGTCCCCAGTTCACGAAATAACGACTCTGATAAGCAAACCCATAACACGTCTGAACCCCAGCAACCGGCTTGCATATACATCCTATCCCGGTAAAAGGCCATTACAGAGGATTAGGTGCATGCTATTCCCGCCTATGACAAACCTCCATCTGCCAAATGAGACTGACAGTTACTTGTTTAGCGATAAACGTTtcttgggtttgtgtttgttttttttcctggcctcACTGCAGGGGCAGAACAGTCTCATACACAAAGGAACCTCTGAGATCAGGAACATGCAGCCAGGACCAAAGGCTGGGAACAATACAACCAACACACTGCTGTTGAAAACTGGCACTTCTGGTTCCacctgctttggctttttgcttaAGTTCTCAGTCATGATTTCACGATTCCAATGACCAGGATGTCGAAATGACTTTAAAACCTCTACAGTCAATCAGTCAAAGAGAACAACCTGAAAGGAGGCGTGTAAAGTCCTTTCTCCTTCTGGGTAAAAGACAAATCAGAAGCACCTGTCTGTCCCCTTTCCTTGTGTTACTCAATGACAAGGTTTTTTCTGTGTGGTCTCTCCTCAACAAAATGCTGGGAAGCTCACAGTGTCGTGTCTCACCATTTACATGGCAACGGCACACAAGACAAATCTACTCTTCAGAGTGTGTGAAACACGTTAAGAAAATAACACGAGGAAGAACTCCAGCAGGTGCTCAGACGCTCTCACAAGTTCAGTCTCCGCTCTTACCAGAGGAGTGCAGGAGAAATGATCCACATTCAAAGGGTCAACTTCCAGCTCCAGGTCGATGCTGTCGGCATGTTTGGTGCTGCAGAGGAAACAACAGAAGGAGTGATGCTCTGTAGTCGTGTTAGGATCGTTGCCTAAATGCACAGCTTTGCCCAGTGTGTCATACCAGGGAGATGTGGCCATGCATATGCCCATCACATGTGTATTTACTACAGCTGGTGCCCCCACCAGAGACTTTAAGAGCATGATGCACCCAGTGCCTGGACCCACTCTCACAAGAGACAGGTCCCACGAGACCGGGGGACAGGAATGAGTTCAGGGACTTGGTCCTTTGCAAGGGACAACCAGAAATCTGTACCAAGCAGAGCTTACACGTGCTTCTGCCATAACAGCCACGCGTCCCGTGGGCTGGGTCTTACCGCCATTTGATGAGGGTCTGGATCAGTGTCGCGTAGCCCTGCGCAGCGGCGAGGTGGAGCAGTGTCATCCCTCGGAAAGTTTTTGAATGGATCAAGTGTTTGGACTTGGCCCAGCAAGCACGGCTCATCATCTTCTCGCACACCACCACCACGCGGCTCTCAAAGCAGCTGCCCAGCGTCCCAGTCCCAGAAACGCACTGCAACACCACATACATGCCAGTTTaacggctgagggagctgcaaCTGAGCAGGCAGCCTTCCCCTTCCAGAAGTACCCAGACAGTGGAAAACACCAGTGAAAGCCAACTGCTGTTAAAGACACCTACAAACCAGACTTGCTTAGGAAAAAATGTAACCTTTTCTagccccccaaaaccaaactctGGTAAGGAAGTGTAAAGCTGCCGTGCCCGGACACAGCGGGGCTCATACCTGCGCCTGCGTTCCTCCGTTCCCACTGCCATTGCTcccgcctcctcctccctgtTTGTGCTGCTGGGAGCCTGTCATTTCAGCCATTCTCCTCTCCATCTGCTCCAGTCGCTCCAATATGGACATCCTGAACTGGTTGTCTAGGTTGGAGAAGGCCAGAATAAGGCTATTTCCATAGAGAGCAAGCTCAGTTTTGGCAGCGCCCAGCGGGACGGGGCCGCGCCGCACCCCGGCTCCCCGAGGTACTGCAGCAGGCCCTCGACCGCGATGCCAGAGAACCTCCTcgaagaaaggggacagaaacatgaaaatgcaGGCAGAAGACAGATCCCTTCCCTTGTGATTTTATCTGTACCACACGATAGAGGACTGGGGTAATGCAATGTCTTTGAAAACACAAGGAAACCCTAAGCAAATATAACCATTCAGACGGCACTTCAGTAGGATCTTATCTGTCAAAATACTTTCAATTTTTGAGTCAACCCCCATATTTCACAGAGTCCTGAATTCAACCTGGCTTGCCTGCTGAAACCACGCAACAATGGAACCTGGAGGAACAAGACTCCTCTTGCTTCCTTCTGTGCTCAGAGAGAGGAGCCTTTAAAAAGGCACCTGCTGCTTCCTTGACAGGCTCCTCTTCTTGGAAAACAGCTTGAAACACAACTACCAGAAATCACAGTATGGGCCCTGATAATCCACTAACATCATTctgaagagcagcacagctctggtgCCCTCTGGTCTCTGTAGAAGTCTAAAGGCTACGTCAGTTATTATCTCCTCCTTGCACAGTTACTGACGGTGGAGCAGGGAGATCCGGACACTGTTAAACCTGCTGCTGTAGGGATCAGTCTAAGCAACCTCTCTGTGTTCAGGGCCAGGCAGTGTAGCTTGAGTGGCTGCAAGCACAGAGAGCTCCTCTGTCTTTTGACCCATAAGGGAGAAGCTTCATGCAGCTCAcgtggggctgggcagggcaaCCGCGTGGCTAGGGAACATTTAATGAATCCTGCTAACATGCTAACAGTGTATGCAGTGAGCTGTGGGGCAAAGACAAGCCTTATCCTGTTTGGCTTCATGCACCCATGGAGATACATGGCAGTGCAGAGCAGCGAAAGCACAGATGTAGAGTAGACACGAGGACTCTGCCGGCGGGGCCGCGAGGCGCTGGCAccgctgcccagagcagctggggacCCCGGCCCTCGAGTGCCCGGggccgggctggacggggctgtGGGCAACTGGTCTCGTGGAACAtgtggaactagatgatctttaaggtcccttccaaccctaaccatccTATGATCCTACGATAATCCCAGAACAAAGACCACTGACAGTAACAGGAACATGTGCATCAAAATGAAGAAGCTCTGATCAAGTTTAAAGAGATGAAGTCTTCTGTGAGTGACTTCGTTACATGCAGAGTCCTCCCTGGAAGGCTGCAGAAGTACATGTCTACTACACGCTGCAAGGCACAACTCTCACTAGAGGATATGAGATACTTATTATTAGTGCCTTATTACTAATTCAGTTGTCCTGTTAATTGTGAAGCCCTGGGAAAGTGACTGAGGAAGTATTCCCAACAGAGACGCGCTCCAGGGCCCCGTCCCTGGGCAGCAGGCAGCGCGCAGCAGCAACACAAACGTGTTTTCCCAGCCGGTCTTTGTTCCCGAGTGCTGCAGTGTGCTGCACTGCAGTCCGCGCCGCTGCCTCCCCCTTCCTTTCAACAGCATCACGTTGAGAAGTGAAGTACAGTACATGCCACAGAAACTGGCATGAAAACATCTTCTTTCCTTTATACAGCCCTGGGCTCAAGGAGACCAAAAACAAAATCAGCTTTATATACCATAGGAGTCGTATGCAATACACCCTATTTATCTTTAAAGCTGACATATCTGTACCCATTAGCAGCCTGTCTAGAAAGATGTTGGCTACAGCTGTGCTGGACTTTGAGGAACTGGACAGGAAGAAAATCTCTCATATTAGGGAAGCAAGGGGTTGGtttttcatgtgtgtgtgtgtgtgtgttacatacCAAACATAACTGAGGTCAGAAAAAAGATCCTCCAGCTCAGCAGTAAAGGTATTCGATGATGCCACAACACATTCTTTAAACAAAGTGCTGTGCTCCATTGCAAGAGAAAACCATGTTTTTTCTGGTaaagaaaacatgacaaaacTTGACCCAGTCCTGCTGACTCTCAAACACATTCTCCCACAAAACCCCTAATTGCCAAGAAAGCACTGCCAGCAAAGCCCAAACACCACGAGGTTGCTACCAGAAAGGCGTGCGATGACACACGAGCGGGACAGAGCTCCAGGACCACAAGAGCCTGGACCGCTCCGTCGCTGAGCCGCGTCCCCGCGCCGACTCGGCGGAGTCCGCACCCTCAACGGCGCAGAAACCCAGGGCCCAGCGCGGGGCAGCGCCTGTGCTGCGGCGCACAGGTACCAGCGCAACGCCCCACCGGCCCCCGACAGCCCCTGTCTCCCTCGCAGCCCCCCC
This genomic interval from Columba livia isolate bColLiv1 breed racing homer chromosome 21, bColLiv1.pat.W.v2, whole genome shotgun sequence contains the following:
- the CAMTA1 gene encoding calmodulin-binding transcription activator 1 isoform X13, with translation MSILERLEQMERRMAEMTGSQQHKQGGGGGSNGSGNGGTQAQCVSGTGTLGSCFESRVVVVCEKMMSRACWAKSKHLIHSKTFRGMTLLHLAAAQGYATLIQTLIKWRTKHADSIDLELEVDPLNVDHFSCTPLMWACALGHMDAALVLYKWDRRAISIPDSLGRLPLAIARSRGHVKLAECLEQLQRDEQTQLGQSPRIQCPSSTDSSTESWVAQWHSELVASQEPQKGVTVISSTNTELRRPRSEPSSYYSSETQKDYPAPKKHKLSPEYFQARPEKLLSTALSLEQPSVRKQNSSSKQSATETISPSEGMRDYGQELSQHIPEATGYRGSGSQAGIKWSPKDIYIGVSTVQVAGGQKGTALGKDTVAHRLRQREQMNVLMMADREMVDAELLSYRDSAGDEDCLHHMDDLQVNMMTLAEHIIEATPDRIKRENFVPMESPLVERTEAAAMSTTMSWLASYLADVDHLPSAAQMRSLYSEPLTPSSNTSLSPAGSPISEIAFEKPSLPSAADWSEFLSASTSEKVENEFAQLTLSDHEQRELYEAAKLVQTAFRKYKGRPLREQQEVAAAVIQRCYRKYKQLTWIALKYALYKKMTQAAILIQSKFRSYYEQKKFQQSRRAAMLIQQYYRSYKECGKRRQNRRAATIVQQKLRSSLLTKKQDQAARKIMRFLRRCRHSPLVDHRLYKRGLNAFGAHMCVLNSRLHALGCHSYWAFLSLLFCCPNEISGKRQELPFLKCPTDHFSSQSNRVKELKKAKELEDTQQHPVAM